The region GGCGCCGCCCAGAGTCCGCCGCGTAGGAGAAGAGCTTTGCGCCCGCTGATGCTACGAACACGTCTCTATGTTCaccgtttcttttcttgatGAACTGTATGCACTGGAAGGGGTGTTGGAAGTTTTCGGCCATGGCTGTATATAGCTGCCGACAGGCTGATGGTCCCGCAGGGAGCGAGTAACAGTACAGACCACTAGGTAGCAAAGCACAGATCAGGTCTGCTTGTTGAGGACAAGTCCAGTGCAAAACTCAGTCTAATATTGTGTATATTCAGTATGCAATGGTCTTGCTCTGGTCGTACTCCGTATAATCATATTCTCTCTGCGGAGCTTGGGCGGGGCGCACGTGATCGGCTAGCGAGCGGAAAGCCACAAGAAAATCTGCGACGCACAAATCCGAGAAGCTTTAACATCACGAACGACACCAAATCACATCCACGAAATTTCCCTTGCCCTTAAACATCCTATCTTCAGTGAAATAAGGAGACATGGGGGGCAAGTCAGCTACCAAGGCCGCTTACttcgagaagctgaagaacctgCTCGATGAATACAAGACTGTGTTCATCGTCGGTGTCGACAATGTCAGCTCTCAGCAGATGCACGAGATCCGTATCGCCCTCCGTGGTGAGGGTGTTGTCCTGATGGGCAAGAACACCATGGTAAGCTTCTCCTATCACTTGTGATTCCACGCGACCGCAATTCTAACGCGGGAACTCTCTAGGTTCGTCGTGCTCTCAAGGGCTTCATCAACGACAACCCCGAGTACGAGCGTCTGCTCCCTCACGTCAAGGGTGCGTTCACGAATTGGTCGGACAGACAAGCAAGATTTGACTGATGATGAATAGGCAACGTtggtttcatcttcaccaACGGCGACCTCAAGGAGACCAAGGACAAGATCCTCTCCAACCGTGTCGCTGCCCCTGCCCGTGCTGGTGCCGTTGCTCCCGCCGATGTCTGGATTCCTGCCGGTAACACTGGTATGGAACCCGGTAAGACCTCTTTCTTCCAGGCTCTCGGTGTTCCCACCAAGATCGCTCGTGGTACCATTGAAATTACCACCGATCTCAAGCTCGTTGAGGAGGGCAACAAGGTTGGTCCTTCCGAGGCCACCCTGCTCAACATGCTCAACATCTCCCCCTTCACCTACGGTATGACCATCCAGCAGGTCTACCAGGATGGCCAGACCTTCAGCGCTGCCGTTCTCGACATTGAGGAGGAGCAGCTCCTCAAGGTCTTCAGCAGTgccatcaacaccatcaccAGCATCTCCCTTGCTGTCAACTACCCCACCCTTCCCTCCGTTATCCACTCCGTTGTCAACAGCTACAAGAAGGTcttggctgttgctgttgagaCTGAGTACAGCTGGCCCGAGAttgaggagctcaaggaccGTATTGCCAACCCTGAGGCCTACGCTTCTGCTGCtcccgccgccgctgctggtggtgctgctcctgctgctgccgctgaggctgctcctgctgaggaggctgaggagtcCGATGAGGACATGGGCTTCGGTCTCTTCGACTAAACGTCTCGTGCCCCTGCACGAGATACGACTGCCATGTATTAGATACTCTTTATGACCCATCATGAGGTTGGGTAAATGAAAAATGATACTGGTGATCATTCACTTCTCTAGTAAGATATGAACGTAGTGACGTTTCATGTCCTTACAGAGTTCTCAAGGTACGTTCTTTTTCATCTCACATGTTCACATTGTTGCCCACCTATTTCCGGCGGAGGATGATCTCATTTTTAACTCGTAACACCATCCGGTGTcatgaagaacaaaaaaTGCAACAACAAACACTCTAATTTTTTGCTGACGCCACACCCTCAACTGCCCCGCACTCATGCACTGTTACTTTCATTCGCTGACAGTTGTCATAGGTTCTTGCGCTGTAGGCAATCTTCTGATAGTGTCGGCTCCCGTAGATTGTCGAGTCTAGACTTGCTCACTTGCTCAGAATAGGTGTCTATTTAGGGTTATCGCAGCGACGGTCTAAGCCGTGAGTTGTCTTTAGGTTTCTACAAAATGGAATATGAATTCAAACATGGATTATCCATAACTGTGTTCTATCTAAGTAGACACCTGTAGAATATATAATGGAGATTTATACAGTACGTCGAAGGAATGGTGTGGACCGCGGGGTAGACGGCCCGAGGCACCCGAAGCAAGAATATCGTCGGAGTTCTGCTGCCATGTTCTTCTCTCCAAATTATCCCCTTCAAAATGACACAATTCGCGCCATTGAAGAATGATTTACTGTTGAGAGCCGCTTGGGGTATTGCTAAATCTATTCTCCTCATTTGGACCTTCTCCTCTAACAATGTTTAGGCGACAAGGTGCACCGCCCGCCGATATGGGTGATGCGACAAGGTATGCTACTCTCCATttctcctcaagctccttctgtGCTCAATACACCATATATAGACGAATGGTCAACTAACAGTTTTGACTCTTGTAGCCGGTCGCTACCTCCCTGAATACCATGAAGCCAAGGGCAACCGCGATTTCTTCGAATGCTGCCGCGACCCCGAAATTGCCTCAACGATCACCATCCAACCCGTCGACCGGTATGAGGGTCTCATTGATGCTGCAATCATCTTCTCGGACATTTTAGTCATCCCGCAAGCAATGGGCATGACGGTAGAGATGGTTGACAAGAAAGGCCCTCATTTCCCCGAGCCCCTCCGCTCCCCAACCGATGGTCAATACGAGAAGGTCATGGCGCGCGACGTCGATGTCAAGGCTGAATTAGATTACGTGTACAAGGCTATTACGCTTACGCGAACGAAGCTGAATGGACGGGTGCCGCTAATCGGATTCTGCGGTGCGCCCTGGACGCTGCTTTGCTACATGGTTGAGGGTGGCGGTAGTAAGATGTTTATCCAGACCAAGACATGGATCTATAAGTACCCGAAGGAGTCGcaggcgctgctgcagaagatcgCCGAGATCTGTGTTGAATACTTGGCGCTCCAGGTTGCTGCGGGTGCCCAGCTCGTTCAGGTGTTTGACTCATGGGCTGGGGAGCTGTCGCCGGCGTCCTTCCAGGACTTCTCACTCCCCTATCTGAGACACATCTCGGCGAACCTGCCGCGCCGGTTAAAAGAGATGGGACTTGAACCCGTGCCGATGACAGTATTCGCGAAGGGAGCGTGGTATGCTCTCGAGGACCTTTGCGAGTCCGGATACAATGTAGTCGGGCTAGACTGGCTACATGACCCGGCCGAGGCCTTCAAGATTGCCAACGGACGGGTTACAATCCAAGGCAACGCGGACCCTGGTGTTCTCTACGGAGGCCGCGAGGCTATCAAACAGGCTGTGGAGACTATGGTTGCTGGgttcaagaagggcaagCAAGGATGGATTGCCAACTTGGGTCACGGTATGCTCTTTATTCGTTTATATCATGCAGATGCTAATTTCCTAGGCGTCACTCCTTTTGTCAATCCGGATGACCTCAAATTCTACTTTGAGGAAATCCACCGTCTGACAGCGGACTAAGCGGGAAACGGCATATTGGCTTGTGTGCGCATTCGAGTACAGTTACCCGACTCATTCACCAATATCCTCGTTCCTAAATCACAGTCAACAAATATTCTCAAGTCATATAACGCCGAATCGAGGGCTAAATAGAGGAGACAAAACAAATAAAAGAAACCTACCAAAGCTGAGGCTTCTCCTTGATGAATTTTTCCATCATTTGTTTGCActcttcatcatccagcaccaccagctCCTTGCCACGGCTCTTTAGATACTCCTCCCCGCCCATGAAGTTCTTGTTCTCCCCAATAACCACCCGCTTAATCTTGTACAAGAGACACGCCCCCGTGCACATATCACAGGGCGATAGGGTGGTGTACATCGTAGCGCCTTCGTACGCTGACGCAGGCAGACGGCCGGAGTTTTCGAGAGCAGACATCTCAGCCTGGGTAAGGTTAGCCACACCCTCGATTGTACTCCGTAGTCtggcaggaagagcaggGGAGACTGACATGTAATGTCGCGCTCCCATTTTGGACACGCATATTATGCCCTCGGCCGAGAATGGTTCCGTCCATGCCTACTAGTGCCGCACCGATAGGCACGCCTCCTTCGGCCGCACCCTTTTTGGCCTCTTCGACGGCAGCAATGAATCCCGGGTCTGTGTTCATGGTTGCGTACAATGTTTGGGGAAGCGAGGAGAACAGACAACGAGAGTCTAGAGACACGGCACAGAGATAAGAGCTTCTGCAAGCAAAATATCGATATCTCGGGCCGTGGCTCATTCCTCTTCTGGCTCTAGCTTGACCCGCATTTTGATAGCTCCACGTTGGAGTCCCATCTACTCAAGGGTACTTGTGGAACGCTGATTCTTGAGAGGCTGATCTAGGTTGAGTAAGGCAGTAAAGAAGTCTGATTTTTGATGAGAGCCTAAGGCTGAATTCAGTCAAGGGAAAATGTGCCTGACAGTCATTGTACTTTGTACGAATACTGAGGGTGGTTTCACCCCTCTTTGGAAAatccttatcgataagatcCATGGTAGTCCTTgtaacgtggttggtaagcgagctgcgcatgtaagcgagctgcgcacccaaccacttttttacatgctgacgcggtcatctatcttccaacagccaccatgccccgagttcgcgttagttcaagccaaaattgccatgagaaggaaggtcggctcctactggctgtacaggctattaaaaaaaaggagattacatcaatacgcgaggcagcacgtcgcttcaatgtgcctgaatctacactacgtacgcgactacgcgggactacaaatcgcgccgaatctcgcgcaaatggccataaattgactgagattgaagaggaagtgcttaagcagtggattctctctttagatctacgcggagcagctcctacaaaagctcatgtacgagaaatggctaatattctgcttgcaaagcgtggttccaccccaatccagactgtcggccagaaatgggtatataattatactcaacgccacccggagcttgagtctcgcttgtcaaggcaatacgactgccagcgagcaaagcaagagaacccaaaggttattcaagcatggtttaacaccgtacgagccacaatcgaacaatacgggatcctaccggacgatatctacaactttgatgagactggctttgcaatgggcctttgtgcacatcagaaagtgattaccaagtcagaatcatgtggccgaagaccagttctacagccaggaaaccgtgataatgggttactgcaattgagtcaatcagtgcttctggatgggcacttccaccaacacttatctttaagggcaagcagtataaccaagcatggtttacaggccttccgcccgactggcgatttgaaattagtacaaatggatggacaactaatgaaattagccttcgctggcttcagaagcaatttatcccgtcaacagagcatcgtacgcgcggaagatatcaacttctagttcttgatggccatggaagccatcttacaccagagtttgatcaaatctgtacagatcataatattataccactctgcatgccggcacattcctcccatcttctacaaccacttgatattggatgttttgcagttttgaagcgctcgtacgccagcttggttgatcagaaaatgcggcttggcatcagccatattgacaaacttgatttccttgcagcctatccacaagctcgaatcagcacatttaagctggatacaatcagaaacagttttcgagcagcaggactagtgccattgaatcctgaaccagtgctttcaaagcttagtattcaggctcgtacgcctacaccccctggaagccgtggcagccaggcaagcactttttgcccacatacaccagcaaatgttgatgagcttctaaagcaagcttctttactcagagattttctcaaacagcgctcaaaaagtccaccatcaccgtcccataatgccctaaaccagctaattaaaggctgtcaaattgcaatgcaaaagggcatactattggagcaagagaatagggcgctacgtgctgaaaatgctatacaaaggcgaaagcgagctcgtacgcatagatggatagctcatgataatggtctgtctgtacaagaggctacagagctcgaggaagctcataatgcgtcttttcaggcaatacctggtccatgcgggccaccagcagaaggtgcacaaacaccaaaggcacgggcattacctacatgtagtacctgccatagaattgggcatagaagaaatgcttgtccaaataaataataattaatataaaggcgttgtggttgattaaaaggtcaaaatatgggaaatctgtatgcaggtgcgcagctcgcttacatgcgcagctcgcttaccaaccacgttaaaTTGTCGCCGCCTGAGGGCTGAGGCAAAAGCCAGTGCCACTGGTTGTACTGGAAATCTCTTGTGTTTTGTGCTCGAATCACGGCACTGGAAACACAAGGATACCTAAATTACTCACTGTACGCAAGGCAAAAGCGGGTTTGAAATTCAGGATTGTACTGTATTACGAAGGCTGATGGAAGAAAGCTCAGGAagcggatggaagaagatggaagagaatcGAATTTGCTTGGCAAGGAATTCAGTGGGCAGCCTGCGTGGTCGAAACGACGAGAATCTCAGTACAAAGATAGAAATTCCGAACCCAGTCAGTAAATCAGGCTGGTCAAGCTGGACGTGAAAATCTATCCAAGTTACCTCAAGAACAtactcttcatcttccaatATAGAACCTCGTTGCGCTTGTCCAGTTAATTCCGTTGCTGGGTCGTATCTCCGGTATCAGTGATACCGAAGCCTCGCAAAGAAGCACTCAGGAAAAGTTCCGTTGGTGCCTGGTCCTGGTATCTAATACGCAAGCTTACACCAAATCTTACCAGCCTTtgccatccccatcctctcGCACTCAGCCCCGGTCCAATTCTTCAAGCCGCCTTCTGCTTCCACACTCAGGTCCTTTTAAATCCTCCTCTCAGCCTCTCAAACCTCTCCCTTCACATTCAAACCCTCCGCCGCACGGTCTCCTaaatcctccttctcctctcacGTCCGGCGACTACAGTTCTTCCCACTTCTCGTCCTCCCGGACCTGCTTTTATTCAAAAAAGTTCGTGTTTATTCGGAACCTTCGTCCTACCCCTCGCGAGCTCTCTACTCTCATTTTGAGTCCGCTTAGACCTAGATCACAATGGTTAAAGATACGAAGTTTTACGACATCCTCGGGGTAAGTAGCGATGCTGCATTCTGTGCACGTTTGCAGCAAAATAATTAACGGCGACTGTTGTAGGTTGACCCGTCGGCCTCCGAGGCCCAGCTGAGAAGCGCTTACAAGAAGGGTGCCCTCAAGTACCACCCTGGTAAGTGACCATATAGACGAGAGCGAAGTGGAGCGATCGGTATCCTAACGTGCTTTGTGCAGACAAgaaccccaacaacccagaGGCCGCTGAAACATTCAAGGAAATGTCCAAGGCGTACGAAGTTCTCTCCGATCCTCAGAAGCGTAACATCTACGACCAACTTGGTGAAGAGGGTCTTGAAGGCGGTGGCGGTGCCGGTGGAATGGGCGCGGAGGATCTCTTCGCCCAgttcttcggcggcggcggtggtttCGGCGGCATGTTCGGCGGTGGTATGCGGGATCAGGGCCCCAAGAAGGCTCGCACCATTCACCACGTCCACAAGGTCAACCTGGAAGATATCTACCGCGGCAAAGTATCCAAGTTGGCTCTCCAGAAGTCCGTCATCTGTCCTACTTGCGACGGTCGTGGTGGTAAGGAGGGCGCTGTCAAGACATGTGCTGGCTGTAACGGTTCCGgtatgaagacgatgatgcgCCAGATGGGTCCCATGATTCAGCGCTTCCAGACTGTCTGTCCCGACTGCAatggtgaaggagagaataTCCGTGACAAGGACCGCTGCCGCAACTGCCATGGTAAGAAGACTGTTGTCGAGCGCAAGGTCCTTCACGTCCACGTTGATCGTGGTGTCAAGAATGGCCACAAGATCGAGTTCCGCGGTGAAGGTGACCAGCTTCCTGGCGTCATGCCTGGTGATGTTGTTTTCGAGATTGAGCAGAAGCCCCACCCCCGATTCCAGCGCAAGGATGACGACCTTTTCTACCATGCCGAAATTGACCTCCTTACTGCGCTTGCTGGCGGAACAATCAACATTGAGCACCTTGACGACCGGTGGTTGTCTGTAACAATCGCCCCTGGCGAGGTTATCACACCTGGTAAGTCCTTTTCTTTTCGCGCGCGCTCCGCGCGAAACTCTCGTGGTACCAAGCTAACGCAATTATAGGTGTCATCAAGGTTATCAAGGGCCAGGGTATGCCGTCGTACCGCCACCACGATCACGGTAACCTCTACATCCAGTTCGACGTCAAGTTCCCCGAAAACCACGAACTTAGAAACCTCGAACTTTTGGAGCAGGTTCTGCCTCCCCGACAGGAGACAAACAGGCCTCCTGCGGACGCTATGGTGGAAGACTTTGAtttggaggaggttgatAACAGCGAGCGCTCACAAGCACGCGCTCACGGGGCGGCCAGcatggacgaggatgacgatgacgtTCCTCCTGGCGCTGAGCGGGTGCAATGCGCTTCTCAGTAATCTGGAGTGTTGTTATGATTGGGTGTGGCAGGGCCTCATGAACTTCGCTTATGATACCATGTTGAAGATTAGCCCTGGCATTGCTCTGTTCTGTTTTAATTTTCGACGACTTGCTTTGCGATGGCGTTTGCACCGAAGATTCGGCTGATGACTGGAgattctctttctttcctctttcgtCTTTCCACCCTTTAACCTTTTTTCCTTCGGCATTCCATCGACCGGTTGATTCGTTTGGTTTCTATACATAATTTCcatcctttcctttctcttaGGTGGGATCTATTCGTGTTGTGGGATCTAGGGACGCGGCCAGCACCCGCGCTTTGCGGCTGCAGATGAGGACAGTTGTTCTTGGGGTGGTTACTGACATTACCGACATTATAGACTCGCATGAACTTGGGTATGATTTTCTTCTGACGTCCACTTTTCCGTTTAGATGAGTTTGTGTCGTAGTGCTTAATTGCATGTAGAGGCAAATCCCGACTACATATATGCCTTTACTATAGTAAGGACCCTGGCAGCCAGCAACAGGGTCCTTGTTCCAAGTCCCAGTAAACACGTACTGGTACCCCTGCATTAGCTCTCAATAAGTAAGAACAAGTCCGCCTAAGATTGGTCACCTGATTGGTTGGTGGATTGctaggatatatatattgttcAGTGGAGCATCATCTGCTAACACTTTGTAGTCTGTGAAAACCTTCTATACAATATTGACAACATTTTCTCGACGGCCTATTCCTTAAGGGCCACCAATCTCTGACACGAGATGTTGCATTTACTTAGTATTTACTATAGCATTCTTCGCACCTCTGCCCCTCCATCGCGAGTCTTGTCGACAGCCTTCCTGGCAGGAAACATCTACTCAATCTCTACATTGTCAGACTTATAGCCAGATTCCCAGCTTTGACTGGCTTATCTACATTTTGAAGGGCCATGGTGTTCTCTGGGCCAGGGCAGGGGATCGCTCTCGCGAGGTCTTTGCATTGAGATGCTTGAAAAGCACTGCAGGAGCCTTGCCTATTGATATAGAGGGTGATGATTGAACCGAAACGACGTTGTGTTGAGCTTAGTTCTCATGGCGATGAAGTAAAGTAATACTCTCCTACTCGGCGTGGGCCTTTACGAGAAGAAGTTGGGTTTATTGAAGATACTCCTTCTCGACATTCGTCTCATCCACGCAGTCGACGTCAACCTTCCTACAGGCCTGCGCTAGAAGCGGTCAATCCGGGCTCACATGACAAAGGACGGCCTCAAGGAGTACTATCAACAGAGATTGGACTTGGGAAGTGTTAACCTTGACGCACAAATATGCACACCGATTTTCCAAGACGCGGGTTCTGGATAGGAGCTGGGACAGAGCACCACAGCGCATCTCCTGCGAACGATGACTGGAAGACCCAGACCGATACGTTGCCCAACAGATGGTCAGCACCCTTCAAGAAGGTACATGAATACTTTGGTCATCTAAGCGCAAACAAACGAGGGAATGCCGTATAAGGTCTTTGGCAACGAACCGACCCCATCAACTTGGGCCTGGATTAGCGTCTTTCAAACTGATTATCGTGTCGTTGCTCGTGCATgctgccaaggccatcagGAGGCACTCAGAGCCCTGCTAGGTCTCCTGAGACCAGGCAGTATTTTTTATCCATCGAAGATATACAAATGCGCTCAAGTTTCGTCATGGCCTATTTTACTGTGATGGTGAACCGGCGGCGATGAGACCCTGAGGGCCCATATACTGAGGCTGGAGAGCTATGATGCGTTTGAGAGATCAGATTCCCAGGATAGAAGTTTCTGCCAGATCTAGGGTCGAAACGGTCTTGGTTTTGAGCTTGCTGGGGCGAGATTTGCTATGCTGCGAGAGCCACTTAGCGCGGATGTGAGAGAGGGAACGGGAGGACAAATAGCAATGCTCATCAAGAGTTTGGACACTCGACAGGCAATAGAGGGTTTCCTGTCGGCGCACGGGAGGAAGCTCCTGGTATTTGACAGATTCTGAGCTCTTGGTGTCTCGAAGTCAATATCGtcgttgacgaagaaagagGGTCTGATCTTGGTTGTAACCAGTCTTCTATTAGTGCCAGGCCAGGCGAGCAGGCCCACTGCCATGCCTTCCTAGGTCTGATTAGTTCAATCTGCCGCGGGGTTCCGTTTGCACATTCAGAATGGAGTCGAGACAAACGGTAGGAGACACGGTGAAATCGACGCGCTATGGAGATTTCTGAATTGCAGCTGTAAAAACCGCCATACGTATCCCGTAGATCCCTCGGAGAGACTCGATTGCGCAGAATTGACGATCACAAGGCCTGTCAACCAGCAACATGTTACTGCGAAGTTGCAACATTCTGGGAGAGTTGCCCGAGGCCTGGCGACAGGGTCTCAGTGGTGAGATATCTGTCACTTGGTCGTCCTATATCGTTGCGAGACCACTGTACCTTGACAGGCGGCTGAGCTATGTCTACAACGCGGTCAGTTAAAATGTTGATATCCCGAGGTCTTTTGACGGGCTTGACTTTCTCTGCTCTAGGGAAGCTGCTCGGAAGCATTCCATGTCATTGTGAAAAAGATTCCATTCACTTACAGATTACAACAGAAGAACATCAGCACAGACAACGCAATAAGGGTGAGACAGCTTGCGGACAGATAGTAAGGAGCCAAACGCTGACTTCGTCCACTCATCGTTTAGTGGGCTACCATCGTTCTAAGAG is a window of Aspergillus nidulans FGSC A4 chromosome VI DNA encoding:
- a CDS encoding uroporphyrinogen decarboxylase HEM12 (transcript_id=CADANIAT00010380), translated to MTQFAPLKNDLLLRAAWGDKVHRPPIWVMRQAGRYLPEYHEAKGNRDFFECCRDPEIASTITIQPVDRYEGLIDAAIIFSDILVIPQAMGMTVEMVDKKGPHFPEPLRSPTDGQYEKVMARDVDVKAELDYVYKAITLTRTKLNGRVPLIGFCGAPWTLLCYMVEGGGSKMFIQTKTWIYKYPKESQALLQKIAEICVEYLALQVAAGAQLVQVFDSWAGELSPASFQDFSLPYLRHISANLPRRLKEMGLEPVPMTVFAKGAWYALEDLCESGYNVVGLDWLHDPAEAFKIANGRVTIQGNADPGVLYGGREAIKQAVETMVAGFKKGKQGWIANLGHGVTPFVNPDDLKFYFEEIHRLTAD
- a CDS encoding uncharacterized protein (transcript_id=CADANIAT00010381), giving the protein MPRVRVSSSQNCHEKEGRLLLAVQAIKKKEITSIREAARRFNVPESTLRTRLRGTTNRAESRANGHKLTEIEEEVLKQWILSLDLRGAAPTKAHVREMANILLAKRGSTPIQTVGQKWVYNYTQRHPELESRLSRQYDCQRAKQENPKVIQAWFNTVRATIEQYGILPDDIYNFDETGFAMGLCAHQKVITKSESCGRRPVLQPGNRDNGLRWLQKQFIPSTEHRTRGRYQLLVLDGHGSHLTPEFDQICTDHNIIPLCMPAHSSHLLQPLDIGCFAVLKRSYASLVDQKMRLGISHIDKLDFLAAYPQARISTFKLDTIRNSFRAAGLVPLNPEPVLSKLSIQARTPTPPGSRGSQASTFCPHTPANVDELLKQASLLRDFLKQRSKSPPSPSHNALNQLIKGCQIAMQKGILLEQENRALRAENAIQRRKRARTHRWIAHDNGLSVQEATELEEAHNASFQAIPGPCGPPAEGAQTPKARALPTCSTCHRIGHRRNACPNK
- a CDS encoding type I HSP40 co-chaperone YDJ1 (transcript_id=CADANIAT00010382) gives rise to the protein MVKDTKFYDILGVDPSASEAQLRSAYKKGALKYHPDKNPNNPEAAETFKEMSKAYEVLSDPQKRNIYDQLGEEGLEGGGGAGGMGAEDLFAQFFGGGGGFGGMFGGGMRDQGPKKARTIHHVHKVNLEDIYRGKVSKLALQKSVICPTCDGRGGKEGAVKTCAGCNGSGMKTMMRQMGPMIQRFQTVCPDCNGEGENIRDKDRCRNCHGKKTVVERKVLHVHVDRGVKNGHKIEFRGEGDQLPGVMPGDVVFEIEQKPHPRFQRKDDDLFYHAEIDLLTALAGGTINIEHLDDRWLSVTIAPGEVITPGVIKVIKGQGMPSYRHHDHGNLYIQFDVKFPENHELRNLELLEQVLPPRQETNRPPADAMVEDFDLEEVDNSERSQARAHGAASMDEDDDDVPPGAERVQCASQ
- a CDS encoding 60S ribosomal protein uL10 (transcript_id=CADANIAT00010379); translation: MGGKSATKAAYFEKLKNLLDEYKTVFIVGVDNVSSQQMHEIRIALRGEGVVLMGKNTMVRRALKGFINDNPEYERLLPHVKGNVGFIFTNGDLKETKDKILSNRVAAPARAGAVAPADVWIPAGNTGMEPGKTSFFQALGVPTKIARGTIEITTDLKLVEEGNKVGPSEATLLNMLNISPFTYGMTIQQVYQDGQTFSAAVLDIEEEQLLKVFSSAINTITSISLAVNYPTLPSVIHSVVNSYKKVLAVAVETEYSWPEIEELKDRIANPEAYASAAPAAAAGGAAPAAAAEAAPAEEAEESDEDMGFGLFD